Proteins co-encoded in one Armatimonadota bacterium genomic window:
- a CDS encoding sigma-70 family RNA polymerase sigma factor, with amino-acid sequence MRHRAATSSEKPTVPVRGPDVLAAAYVQTRDPATRDALVRLCAPLVRGVASEYAGAGAYDDLVQVGYLGLLHAIEHYDPARGTPFVLFARHFIRGEIRHYLRDHHTTMRRPRWLERVNEQIEQATYRHLEDHGRYPGLADLAAALGVDEEVLAQVLRTRQAVRILSLDVETEDGDPGIDPAQVAGLRVQWDAAVEDRLVLLDALMRLSPLQRAVVFYIFFTDLTQVETARRLGISQKHVSRVLAGALVRLRAMLHAGTGLPAQHPRVLDLGGPADDQPPLRATRLGSDRGHPQAEPVSSS; translated from the coding sequence ATGCGTCACCGTGCCGCGACGTCTTCCGAAAAACCCACGGTTCCAGTCAGGGGTCCCGACGTCCTCGCCGCGGCGTACGTCCAGACGCGCGATCCCGCCACCCGGGACGCGCTAGTCCGCTTGTGCGCGCCGCTCGTCCGGGGGGTGGCATCCGAGTACGCGGGGGCGGGGGCGTACGACGACCTCGTGCAGGTCGGCTACCTTGGGCTCCTGCACGCCATCGAGCACTACGATCCGGCCCGGGGTACGCCGTTCGTGCTCTTCGCCCGGCACTTCATCCGGGGCGAGATCCGGCACTACCTGCGGGACCATCACACCACCATGCGCCGGCCCCGGTGGCTCGAGCGCGTGAACGAGCAGATCGAGCAGGCCACCTATCGCCATCTCGAGGACCATGGTCGTTACCCGGGGCTGGCCGACCTGGCCGCCGCGCTCGGCGTGGACGAGGAGGTGCTGGCGCAGGTATTGCGCACGCGCCAGGCGGTGCGCATCCTGTCCCTGGACGTCGAGACCGAAGACGGCGATCCTGGCATCGACCCGGCGCAGGTCGCGGGGTTGCGGGTACAATGGGACGCCGCCGTCGAGGATCGCCTGGTTCTCCTCGACGCCCTGATGCGCCTGAGCCCCCTCCAGCGCGCGGTGGTCTTTTACATCTTCTTTACGGATTTGACGCAGGTAGAGACGGCTCGCCGCCTGGGCATCTCGCAGAAGCACGTCTCGCGGGTGCTGGCCGGAGCGCTGGTGCGTCTGCGGGCGATGCTCCACGCCGGCACTGGCCTGCCGGCGCAGCACCCCCGCGTCCTGGATCTTGGCGGGCCCGCCGACGATCAACCGCCCCTGCGGGCCACCCGGCTTGGCTCTGACCGGGGGCACCCTCAGGCCGAGCCCGTGTCCTCCTCGTAG
- a CDS encoding aspartate kinase, producing MALIVQKYGGTSVATAERVRHVAGRVVATRRAGHEVVVVVSAPGDMTDELIARAREISPRPPARELDMLLAVGEQISIALLSMAIQELGQEAISLTGSQVRILTDGVHTKARILEVDRRRIDAELARGRVVVVAGFQGVTPDHEITTLGRGGSDVTAVALASALGAAACEIYTDVAGVFSADPRVVPEARKLDVISYDEMLEMASSGAVVLQTRSVEYAKHYRVRLHVRSTWSEEPGTIVEEVPTMERVRLVTGVTHDLDVARITIRDVPDVPGIAHRIFSALAARHINVDMIVQTASRDGRADISFTVTKADAALAEEVTREVAREIGAAEVAAAQDVAKVSIVGAGMASNPGVAATMFGALAGEGINIQMISTSEIKISCVVAAADVHRAVRAVHRAFSLDAVR from the coding sequence GTGGCACTGATCGTCCAGAAGTACGGTGGCACGTCGGTCGCGACCGCAGAACGGGTACGCCACGTCGCCGGGCGCGTGGTGGCCACGCGCCGGGCCGGCCACGAGGTGGTGGTGGTGGTGTCGGCGCCCGGCGACATGACCGACGAGCTCATCGCGCGGGCCCGGGAGATCAGCCCGCGCCCTCCGGCCCGTGAGCTCGACATGCTGCTGGCGGTCGGCGAGCAGATCTCGATCGCCTTGCTCTCCATGGCCATTCAGGAGCTGGGGCAGGAGGCGATCTCCCTCACCGGCAGCCAGGTGCGCATCCTCACCGACGGGGTGCACACCAAGGCCCGGATCCTCGAGGTCGACCGCCGGCGCATCGACGCCGAACTGGCCCGGGGGCGCGTGGTGGTGGTGGCCGGATTCCAGGGGGTGACGCCCGACCACGAGATCACCACCCTGGGACGCGGCGGCAGCGACGTCACGGCGGTGGCCCTGGCCTCGGCGCTGGGCGCCGCCGCGTGTGAGATCTACACCGACGTGGCGGGCGTGTTCTCCGCCGACCCGCGAGTTGTGCCCGAGGCGCGCAAACTGGACGTCATCTCGTACGACGAGATGCTCGAGATGGCCAGCAGCGGCGCGGTAGTGCTGCAGACGCGGTCGGTGGAGTACGCCAAGCACTACCGGGTGCGGCTCCATGTGCGGTCCACCTGGAGCGAGGAACCCGGAACGATCGTGGAGGAGGTCCCCACCATGGAACGCGTCCGGCTGGTCACCGGGGTCACCCACGACCTGGACGTGGCCCGCATCACGATCCGCGACGTGCCCGACGTGCCGGGCATCGCCCACCGCATCTTCTCGGCGCTGGCCGCACGGCACATCAACGTGGACATGATCGTGCAGACGGCCAGCCGCGATGGGCGGGCCGACATCTCGTTCACCGTGACCAAGGCCGATGCCGCGCTGGCCGAGGAGGTGACCCGGGAGGTGGCCCGGGAGATCGGCGCAGCGGAGGTGGCGGCGGCCCAGGACGTGGCCAAGGTGTCGATCGTCGGCGCCGGCATGGCCAGCAACCCCGGGGTGGCGGCCACGATGTTCGGGGCGCTGGCCGGCGAGGGCATCAACATCCAGATGATCAGCACGTCGGAGATCAAGATCTCGTGCGTGGTGGCCGCCGCCGACGTCCACCGGGCGGTACGCGCCGTGCACCGGGCGTTCAGCCTCGACGCGGTTCGATGA